From the Priestia koreensis genome, one window contains:
- a CDS encoding PAS domain-containing sensor histidine kinase — MTENKMATVKKGITEPSRLLSMDSFPSNEQVFNYKLYQDIFNQAVDGIIIFDEHGWILEVNPAFCNRTSYQREELLQMKIDGMVDEKFQYKIHKLLKILHKNGRARGELPVKLHNGEEKYFEFITTTHVEQHYYMSIMRDVTEKRYMEKQLAKSEQKFREVFENALDSIIIWEDNGRIVDANLAAARTFELPLYELIGTNLQRFTDTGKSDVSSIVKEFFDNGAIREELLFCMGNGQKKELEFTAKRGAIEGYNIAIFRNVSERKRMERDLRQNEQKFRKMFHGSLDGIVLWDEQKRVVDVNSAACNIFDQSIEELRGKKIWQFIHKNAFEELDSHWQTLDDSGEADGEILCVTMNNEEKIIEFSIKKDIMPGLYMTIIRDVTDKKQLQEQIRKSDTLQVVGQLAAGIAHEIRNPMTALKGFIQLLQDNINQENALYFDVITSELHRIETIITEFLVLAKPQAIRFEKYPVIKIVRETIDLLGAQALLEDVQFLPIFDYDLPPIYCESHQLKQVFINIIKNAIEAMKNGGFITIKVSRYDAGNILVSIKDEGEGIPPDRVKSLGEPFYTTKEKGTGLGLMVSYKIIKEHKGRIEVESELGAGTTFDIILPAVL, encoded by the coding sequence GTGACCGAAAACAAAATGGCAACTGTAAAAAAAGGGATCACGGAACCATCTCGTCTTCTTAGTATGGATTCATTTCCTTCTAACGAACAAGTATTTAATTACAAACTATATCAGGATATATTCAACCAGGCCGTAGACGGGATTATTATCTTTGATGAACATGGATGGATTTTGGAAGTAAACCCTGCTTTTTGTAATCGAACATCGTATCAGCGTGAAGAGCTCCTTCAGATGAAGATCGATGGAATGGTCGATGAGAAATTTCAATATAAAATACACAAGCTGTTAAAGATTCTTCATAAAAATGGTCGTGCGAGAGGTGAGCTTCCTGTCAAGCTCCATAATGGAGAGGAAAAATATTTTGAATTTATTACCACGACTCATGTTGAACAGCACTATTACATGTCCATTATGAGAGATGTCACTGAAAAGCGATACATGGAAAAACAGCTCGCCAAAAGTGAACAAAAGTTTCGTGAAGTGTTTGAGAATGCCCTTGATTCCATTATCATTTGGGAAGATAATGGACGAATTGTTGACGCCAATTTAGCCGCTGCACGTACGTTTGAGCTTCCTCTTTATGAGCTAATCGGAACGAATCTTCAGCGCTTTACCGATACTGGTAAAAGTGACGTTTCGTCCATTGTGAAAGAGTTTTTTGACAATGGAGCCATTCGCGAAGAATTATTATTTTGCATGGGAAATGGTCAGAAAAAGGAATTGGAATTCACGGCCAAGCGCGGAGCCATTGAAGGGTATAATATTGCTATTTTTCGAAATGTAAGTGAACGAAAGCGGATGGAGCGAGATCTACGTCAAAATGAGCAGAAATTCCGTAAAATGTTTCACGGCTCGCTCGACGGAATCGTTTTGTGGGATGAACAAAAACGTGTTGTTGATGTGAATTCCGCTGCTTGTAACATTTTTGATCAGTCGATTGAAGAGCTGAGAGGGAAAAAAATATGGCAGTTTATTCATAAGAATGCTTTTGAAGAGCTCGATTCTCACTGGCAAACGCTCGATGATAGTGGAGAAGCGGACGGTGAAATTTTGTGTGTGACCATGAACAATGAAGAAAAAATCATTGAGTTTTCGATTAAAAAGGATATTATGCCAGGTCTGTACATGACGATTATTCGAGACGTGACGGATAAAAAACAGCTACAAGAGCAAATACGTAAATCAGATACGCTTCAAGTAGTGGGGCAGCTTGCCGCTGGTATTGCGCACGAAATACGTAATCCGATGACTGCTCTAAAAGGATTTATCCAGCTTCTTCAGGATAATATTAACCAAGAAAATGCGCTTTATTTTGATGTCATCACCTCTGAACTGCATCGAATTGAAACGATTATTACAGAGTTTCTAGTTCTAGCTAAACCACAGGCGATTCGCTTTGAGAAGTATCCGGTCATTAAAATTGTGCGTGAGACGATTGACCTTCTAGGCGCACAGGCGCTGCTTGAGGATGTGCAGTTTTTACCGATATTTGACTATGATCTTCCACCGATTTACTGTGAGTCACATCAGCTTAAACAAGTGTTCATTAACATTATTAAAAACGCAATTGAAGCGATGAAAAACGGTGGGTTTATTACCATTAAGGTCAGTCGTTATGATGCGGGGAATATTCTTGTGTCTATTAAGGATGAAGGAGAAGGCATACCACCCGATCGTGTCAAAAGTCTTGGTGAACCGTTTTACACGACAAAGGAAAAAGGAACGGGTTTGGGGCTGATGGTGTCCTATAAAATTATTAAAGAGCACAAAGGGCGCATTGAAGTAGAAAGTGAGCTTGGGGCAGGAACAACATTTGATATTATCCTTCCTGCGGTTTTATAA
- a CDS encoding methylated-DNA--[protein]-cysteine S-methyltransferase: MYYYKKITAPIFKELHLVATEKGISHVFLTENEFEQFQANASIQPDDVGYTEEAVQQIAEYFSGSRKEFNLSIDLQKGTAFQREVWQALSEIPFGVTQSYQDVATLIGRPKAVRALGQANRNNPLPIVVPCHRVIGKDRRLTGYAGDKLAEKEQLLALEGITVVEGMIKEGQ, encoded by the coding sequence ATGTATTACTATAAAAAGATAACGGCTCCCATTTTTAAAGAGCTTCATCTAGTGGCAACTGAAAAGGGAATTTCTCATGTTTTTTTAACAGAAAACGAATTTGAACAGTTTCAAGCGAATGCAAGTATTCAACCAGATGATGTCGGGTATACCGAAGAGGCCGTACAGCAGATCGCAGAGTATTTTTCGGGTAGTAGAAAGGAATTCAACCTTTCGATTGATCTTCAAAAGGGAACAGCGTTTCAACGCGAGGTGTGGCAAGCGCTGTCTGAAATCCCTTTTGGAGTGACACAGTCCTATCAAGACGTCGCGACGCTTATTGGAAGACCAAAAGCAGTACGCGCCCTCGGACAGGCAAATCGAAATAATCCACTACCTATTGTCGTTCCATGTCATCGAGTCATTGGAAAAGATCGGCGTTTAACAGGATATGCGGGAGATAAGTTGGCTGAAAAAGAGCAGCTTCTTGCATTAGAGGGAATTACAGTAGTAGAGGGAATGATAAAAGAGGGGCAATGA
- a CDS encoding APC family permease: protein MNNKKLGVMGLSLLSINSILGLKNIPFASTIGPSAIVFWIIAACLYFIPISLMVSELSTTYPEQGGLASWVKRAFGERASFLCGWFFWVANFTYYPSLLIGITVNVAYAIRQPQILDHTWMTTSISIGIFLFVTALTLRGTKMSEKLASFGAPLGVLVPALLIFGFGFASMFTGHHSATEFTAKSIAPNNLSLDTIMFLSSLMFAFSGMEMLGTIANDVRNPQKTFPKAILTASILIGAVYILATVAFQFVVNITPDQTATALYLFADTVTKQFHLPFNLGQILGICFVLSVGGSLSFLIINPSVMIRESGKNILPASLTKLNKANMPMNLILWQAAGVTAILILSSFIPTISAALNMLVLMATLAFFIPYIFLISAYLKLRITDRKSVRPFKIKHNVTAYIVAGIGLLSVIGTIVLTLIPSSTTTWREYAPLIIGPVVFSGLGLLFYHFGKKKEHTALKKAS from the coding sequence ATGAATAACAAAAAACTTGGTGTAATGGGGCTTTCCCTTTTGAGCATCAATTCAATATTAGGACTTAAAAATATTCCCTTTGCTTCTACAATCGGCCCTTCAGCCATTGTCTTTTGGATTATTGCCGCATGTTTATACTTTATTCCGATTAGCCTAATGGTATCAGAGCTTTCAACCACATATCCTGAACAGGGAGGACTAGCTTCCTGGGTGAAGCGTGCGTTCGGTGAACGAGCTAGCTTTTTGTGCGGCTGGTTTTTCTGGGTGGCCAATTTTACGTACTACCCTTCTCTTTTAATTGGGATTACAGTAAACGTCGCGTATGCGATTCGTCAGCCACAAATTTTGGATCATACATGGATGACAACATCTATTTCGATTGGCATTTTCTTATTCGTCACGGCTTTAACGCTTCGAGGGACAAAAATGAGTGAAAAGCTTGCCTCATTCGGTGCACCGCTTGGCGTATTAGTACCTGCGCTGCTGATTTTTGGCTTTGGATTTGCGAGTATGTTTACGGGACACCACTCCGCAACAGAGTTTACAGCAAAAAGCATTGCACCAAACAATTTATCCCTTGATACAATTATGTTTTTATCGAGCTTAATGTTTGCTTTTTCAGGAATGGAGATGCTCGGAACGATCGCAAACGATGTGCGTAATCCGCAAAAGACGTTTCCAAAGGCGATTTTAACAGCTTCCATCTTAATTGGTGCGGTTTATATTTTAGCTACGGTTGCGTTCCAATTTGTGGTGAATATTACACCTGATCAAACCGCAACGGCTCTTTATTTATTTGCCGATACGGTCACAAAGCAGTTTCACTTACCGTTTAACTTAGGACAAATACTTGGTATTTGCTTTGTGCTATCAGTAGGTGGCTCATTATCGTTTCTAATTATTAATCCAAGCGTCATGATTCGTGAAAGTGGAAAGAATATTTTACCCGCTTCTTTAACGAAGTTAAATAAAGCGAATATGCCGATGAATCTTATTCTTTGGCAGGCGGCTGGGGTAACAGCCATTTTAATTCTTTCAAGCTTTATCCCAACGATTTCTGCAGCACTTAATATGCTGGTGTTAATGGCGACACTTGCCTTTTTCATTCCGTATATCTTTTTAATTAGCGCCTATTTGAAACTGCGTATCACAGATCGAAAAAGTGTGCGTCCGTTTAAAATTAAACATAATGTCACTGCCTATATTGTTGCAGGAATTGGGCTTTTATCCGTCATCGGTACAATTGTTCTAACGCTGATCCCTTCTTCCACAACGACATGGAGAGAGTATGCGCCGCTTATTATCGGTCCGGTTGTATTTAGCGGCTTAGGACTGTTGTTTTACCACTTCGGTAAAAAGAAAGAACATACTGCCCTTAAAAAGGCAAGCTAA
- a CDS encoding B12-binding domain-containing radical SAM protein, producing the protein MNIVVSTLNAKYIHTCLALRCLKAYAEPEFAVEMAEYTIKDPILNIVTDLYTRNPDVIGFSCYIWNIEETIKVVKLLKKIKPEVKIILGGPEVTYDVSQWLDRIPDADFIAIGEGEETFKQLLREIDGEGNYENVSGVAFRRDGEKVINPQRNKIDLKEMPSPFRFEEDRSELSKRVVYIETSRGCPFSCQFCLSSIEVGVRYFDREKVKDDIRFLMQNGAKTIKFVDRTFNISRSYAMEMFQFLIDEHLPGTVFQFEITADIMRPEVIQFLNDNAPKGLFRFEIGVQSTNDAVNELVMRKQNFQKLTRTVTMVKDGGKIDQHLDLIAGLPDEDYASFKNTFNDVFALRPEELQLGFLKMLRGTGLRLRADQHDYVYMDHSPYEILRNNVLSFEDVIRIKQVEDILEKYWNDHRVDQTIEFLVKHVYETPFDFFQGFGTYWDEQGWSRIGHQLEDLFKRLDEYLLTEGFSEHDIISGFMKLDYLQKQKFKPRKPWWNDLTDKPIRSHYYRQISEDASLMGESFVAEGLSEKELYKHTLLEILPFDYEAYKETGEIISEPSLLLVFFDQRENRTKLYSKPLSSFTVPVLN; encoded by the coding sequence ATGAATATTGTCGTAAGTACATTAAATGCTAAATACATTCATACATGCCTAGCACTTCGTTGCTTAAAAGCTTATGCCGAACCTGAATTTGCGGTAGAAATGGCTGAATATACAATTAAAGACCCTATTTTAAATATTGTCACTGATTTATATACGCGAAATCCTGATGTGATTGGCTTCAGCTGCTACATTTGGAACATCGAAGAAACAATTAAAGTGGTGAAGTTACTGAAGAAAATTAAACCAGAGGTAAAGATTATTCTGGGTGGACCTGAAGTAACGTACGATGTAAGTCAATGGCTTGATCGTATTCCAGATGCTGATTTTATCGCGATTGGTGAAGGTGAAGAAACGTTCAAACAGCTTCTTCGTGAAATTGATGGTGAAGGAAACTATGAGAACGTAAGCGGCGTTGCGTTCCGACGTGACGGAGAAAAAGTCATTAACCCGCAGCGCAATAAAATCGATCTCAAAGAAATGCCTTCTCCGTTCCGCTTCGAAGAAGATCGCAGCGAGCTTTCAAAGCGCGTTGTGTATATTGAAACAAGTCGCGGCTGTCCGTTCAGCTGTCAGTTCTGCCTTTCTTCTATTGAAGTAGGCGTTCGCTACTTTGATCGTGAGAAAGTAAAAGACGACATCCGCTTCTTAATGCAAAACGGTGCAAAAACCATTAAATTTGTGGATCGTACGTTTAATATTAGCCGCAGCTATGCCATGGAAATGTTTCAATTTCTAATTGATGAGCATCTTCCGGGAACCGTATTTCAATTTGAAATTACAGCGGACATTATGCGCCCAGAAGTCATTCAATTCCTTAATGACAACGCACCAAAAGGTCTGTTCCGCTTTGAAATTGGCGTACAGTCCACAAACGATGCGGTTAACGAGCTTGTCATGAGAAAGCAAAACTTCCAAAAGCTTACTCGTACGGTTACGATGGTAAAAGACGGCGGTAAAATTGATCAGCATCTTGATTTAATTGCTGGTCTTCCTGACGAAGATTATGCATCCTTTAAAAATACGTTCAACGACGTGTTCGCGCTACGTCCAGAAGAGTTACAGCTTGGATTCTTAAAAATGCTTCGCGGAACAGGATTGCGTCTTCGCGCTGATCAGCACGACTACGTATACATGGATCACTCACCGTACGAAATTCTTCGAAATAACGTTCTTTCCTTCGAAGATGTTATTCGTATTAAACAGGTTGAAGACATTTTAGAAAAGTACTGGAACGATCACCGCGTTGATCAAACGATCGAATTCTTAGTCAAACATGTGTATGAAACGCCGTTTGACTTTTTCCAAGGCTTCGGCACGTATTGGGACGAGCAGGGCTGGTCACGTATTGGCCATCAGCTAGAAGATCTTTTTAAACGCTTAGATGAATATTTACTTACAGAAGGATTCAGTGAGCACGATATTATCTCTGGATTCATGAAGCTAGATTATCTGCAAAAACAAAAGTTCAAACCGCGCAAGCCATGGTGGAACGACTTAACAGATAAGCCTATTCGCTCACACTATTATCGCCAAATATCAGAAGATGCAAGTTTAATGGGTGAATCCTTTGTAGCAGAGGGGTTATCGGAAAAAGAATTGTATAAGCATACGCTTCTTGAAATTCTTCCTTTTGACTATGAAGCTTACAAGGAAACAGGCGAAATTATTTCTGAACCATCACTGCTTCTTGTGTTTTTCGATCAGCGTGAAAACAGAACCAAACTATACTCAAAACCACTCTCTTCCTTTACAGTACCCGTTCTGAACTAA
- a CDS encoding methyl-accepting chemotaxis protein codes for MKKQREKKIRAKKEKKHKNASKPNNRGREWFSKAFSRLTLGKKYGLGMLVVIVLFSLSIIATFVSLTVVKRDVGNEMDGSERSITIVNMQKQFREQGNIINSYILDSNPAHIDEMRRNDVAFKELSKTLKSSMSDEEHQVKLTQILNNEGKIVKLFNKDVVDGVVAQDKLAYTTAKMRADQIISDNVITLDSLNEIIQSERDTYVNRAQAILSTAGFILLGALVVSIIIGSGIMIVITRTLNKQLGILVKTAKRIAQGELNVELPHYNGKDEIAQLSDAVDMMRQNLQGMIQEISAVSTQVTEKSEELTRSSSEVRQASLQIATTMTQLSAGADDQAKTASNIAEMMDGYVDKINHATVESKDVQSVSTTILHMTKEGNTLMNESTVKMEDIHRLVKTSVDKVKGLDAQTKQISKLVNVIRDIADQTNLLALNAAIEAARAGDHGRGFAVVADEVRKLAEQVSHSVSDITSIVKGIQAESHEVVSSLVEGYEQVESGADQIQHTGKTFQNIHQSITNMDKSIVTMTTNLNDISNVTSKINESIESIASVSEESAAGIEQASVSVHQSNASIEDVSDNSAYLAQLADQLNQMLLRFKL; via the coding sequence GTGAAAAAACAGCGTGAGAAAAAAATACGTGCCAAAAAAGAGAAAAAGCACAAAAACGCAAGTAAGCCCAATAACCGTGGGAGGGAATGGTTTAGTAAAGCATTTAGCCGATTAACGTTAGGGAAAAAATATGGACTAGGTATGCTAGTGGTAATCGTGTTGTTTTCCTTATCGATCATTGCAACGTTCGTTTCACTGACGGTCGTAAAGCGTGATGTAGGAAATGAGATGGATGGAAGCGAACGATCCATTACGATCGTGAACATGCAAAAACAATTCCGTGAACAAGGAAATATTATTAATAGCTATATTTTAGATAGTAATCCCGCTCATATTGATGAGATGAGACGAAATGACGTAGCGTTTAAAGAGTTGTCAAAAACACTAAAAAGTTCAATGAGTGACGAAGAACATCAAGTGAAATTGACACAGATTCTAAATAATGAAGGTAAAATTGTAAAGTTATTTAATAAAGACGTCGTTGATGGTGTAGTTGCACAAGATAAGTTGGCGTATACAACGGCAAAAATGAGAGCCGATCAAATTATTAGCGATAACGTAATTACGCTTGATTCGCTTAATGAAATTATTCAAAGTGAGCGAGATACATATGTTAATCGTGCGCAGGCTATTTTAAGTACGGCAGGTTTTATTCTATTAGGAGCCCTCGTCGTATCCATTATTATTGGATCAGGCATTATGATTGTGATTACGAGAACGCTAAACAAACAGCTAGGAATTCTCGTAAAAACAGCGAAACGTATTGCACAAGGAGAGTTGAATGTTGAACTGCCGCATTACAACGGAAAAGATGAGATTGCACAGCTGAGTGATGCGGTAGATATGATGAGGCAAAACTTGCAGGGAATGATTCAAGAAATTTCAGCTGTTTCTACTCAAGTAACAGAAAAAAGTGAAGAATTAACGAGATCGTCTAGCGAAGTAAGACAAGCGAGCCTACAAATTGCTACTACGATGACACAGCTGTCAGCAGGAGCAGATGATCAGGCTAAGACGGCTTCAAATATCGCAGAAATGATGGATGGATACGTAGATAAAATCAATCATGCCACCGTCGAAAGTAAAGATGTCCAGTCTGTATCCACAACAATTCTACACATGACGAAAGAAGGAAACACGTTAATGAATGAATCAACGGTGAAAATGGAAGATATTCATCGTCTCGTGAAAACGTCCGTTGATAAAGTAAAAGGATTAGATGCTCAAACGAAGCAAATTTCAAAATTGGTGAACGTGATTCGAGATATTGCCGATCAAACGAATCTTCTAGCGTTAAACGCAGCCATTGAAGCAGCGCGTGCAGGTGATCACGGTCGCGGGTTTGCAGTAGTAGCTGATGAGGTGCGCAAGCTTGCTGAACAGGTGTCACACTCCGTTTCAGATATTACAAGCATCGTAAAAGGAATTCAAGCGGAGTCACACGAGGTAGTGTCTTCGTTAGTAGAAGGGTACGAACAAGTAGAAAGCGGAGCTGATCAGATTCAGCACACGGGTAAAACGTTCCAAAACATTCATCAGTCGATTACGAATATGGATAAAAGCATCGTAACAATGACGACAAATTTGAACGATATCTCGAACGTGACTTCTAAAATTAATGAGTCGATTGAAAGCATCGCATCTGTTTCAGAGGAGTCCGCAGCAGGAATTGAACAAGCTTCGGTCTCTGTTCATCAATCAAATGCATCCATTGAGGATGTATCTGATAACTCAGCTTATTTGGCACAGCTGGCTGATCAGCTCAATCAGATGCTCTTGCGCTTTAAGCTCTAA
- the nadE gene encoding ammonia-dependent NAD(+) synthetase, with protein sequence MSELQRKIIEEMETKPQINPQEEIRRSVDFLKAYMKKNSFLRTFVLGISGGQDSTLAGKLAQVAVNELNEEAGKEHYQFIAVRLPYGVQADEQDCQDALQFIQPSRSVAVNIKGAVDQAVEAVEAATGEKVSDFNKGNIKARQRMIAQYAIAGSSNGVVIGTDHSAEAVTGFYTKYGDGGADLVPLYRLTKRQGKQLLKELGCPEHLYMKKPTADLEEDRPQLPDEEALGVTYDQIDEYLEGKDVGEEASKTIEGHYLKSQHKRHMPITVFDDFWK encoded by the coding sequence ATGAGTGAATTACAACGTAAAATTATTGAGGAAATGGAAACAAAGCCTCAAATTAATCCACAAGAAGAAATTCGCCGTAGCGTTGATTTCTTGAAAGCGTACATGAAAAAAAATAGTTTTCTACGTACGTTTGTGCTAGGAATTTCAGGCGGTCAAGATTCTACTTTAGCTGGTAAGCTAGCGCAGGTTGCTGTAAATGAATTAAATGAAGAAGCGGGAAAAGAACACTATCAATTTATTGCTGTGCGCCTTCCTTACGGTGTACAAGCGGATGAACAGGATTGCCAAGATGCGCTTCAGTTTATTCAGCCTAGTCGTAGCGTAGCGGTCAATATTAAAGGTGCAGTTGATCAAGCAGTAGAAGCAGTAGAAGCTGCAACAGGTGAGAAGGTTTCTGATTTTAATAAAGGAAACATCAAGGCACGTCAGCGTATGATTGCTCAATACGCAATTGCAGGATCATCGAACGGTGTAGTTATTGGAACAGATCACTCTGCAGAAGCAGTAACAGGCTTTTATACGAAATACGGTGACGGCGGAGCGGACTTAGTACCTCTTTATCGTTTAACAAAACGTCAAGGAAAACAGCTGTTAAAAGAGCTGGGGTGCCCAGAGCATCTCTACATGAAAAAGCCAACGGCTGATCTAGAAGAAGATCGTCCACAGCTTCCAGATGAAGAAGCATTAGGAGTTACATACGATCAAATTGATGAATATTTAGAAGGAAAAGATGTTGGGGAAGAGGCAAGCAAAACCATTGAAGGCCATTATTTAAAATCTCAGCATAAGCGCCATATGCCAATTACGGTATTTGATGACTTTTGGAAATAA
- a CDS encoding chemotaxis protein CheX: MKASMSVVLEKAVTSFQSFIPTTLTVDTENAPKVLPAECIVSIGLTGDITGQLLIKSDEVTLSNLATSMFGMAVEGSMLQSFTCELGNMLAGNFATEATQHELNIDITPPTFLTNYTHTPHQHLLFKLPLKLEDKGFLEINISVNEELSNIS, translated from the coding sequence ATGAAAGCATCAATGTCTGTTGTATTAGAAAAAGCTGTCACATCTTTTCAAAGTTTTATTCCAACTACGCTTACTGTTGATACAGAAAACGCACCAAAAGTACTACCAGCCGAATGCATCGTGTCGATCGGTCTAACAGGTGACATTACGGGACAACTCTTAATTAAAAGCGATGAAGTAACTCTGTCTAATTTAGCTACCTCTATGTTTGGCATGGCTGTAGAAGGCTCTATGCTCCAATCTTTTACGTGTGAACTAGGCAATATGCTAGCAGGAAACTTTGCGACAGAAGCAACTCAACATGAACTGAATATTGATATAACACCACCAACCTTTCTCACTAACTACACTCATACGCCGCACCAACACTTACTATTTAAACTACCTCTGAAGCTTGAAGATAAAGGTTTTTTAGAAATCAATATTTCTGTCAACGAAGAACTATCAAATATCAGTTAA